Proteins encoded within one genomic window of Haematobia irritans isolate KBUSLIRL chromosome 5, ASM5000362v1, whole genome shotgun sequence:
- the LOC142239466 gene encoding uncharacterized protein LOC142239466 — protein MKFLMCLALFVSAASAGVVAPITTYSAAVPAYTSYAAAPAYTTYAAPAYTSSVYSAAVPAYTSSVYSAAPAYTSSVYSAAPAYTTYSAAPAVAVAPAAYAAPAVYSTLLKKK, from the exons ATGAAA TTCCTTATGTGTTTGGCTCTTTTCGTGTCCGCCGCTTCTGCTGGTGTTGTAGCTCCTATTACCACCTATAGTGCAGctgttccagcatacacttcatATGCTGCAGCTCCTGCTTATACCACATATGCTGCCCCTGCCTACACCTCATCTGTTTATAGTGCTGCTGTTCCCGCTTACACCTCTTCGGTTTACAGTGCCGCTCCAGCTTACACGTCGTCTGTGTACAGTGCTGCTCCAGCCTATACCACATATTCTGCTGCTCCAGCTGTAGCTGTAGCACCTGCTGCTTATGCCGCTCCCGCTGTTTACTCTACTTTGTTgaagaaaaagtaa